From Thermincola ferriacetica:
GTAACCCCGTCCTAAGCCTAGAACGATAAGGCTTCGCAAAAATCATGTCCAATTTTATTAAGATGAACGTTAGCGAGTATAAAGTATTGCTTTTGTGCGCACAATTGATATATAATTAAATTTAAAGAAAGGAAGTGATTTTAATGGCTAAATCTTCAAATATCTATATTCGTGTCGAACCTGATTTGAAAGAACAAGCTGAAAAAGTATTTAACGAATTAGGAATTTCAATGTCTAATGCAGTAGGACTTTTTTTAAAGCAGGTAGTTATTAATCAAGCAATTCCGTTTGAGCTAAAACTAGCACCGGCAAAAATTAAGTCTGTTGATACTTTGACTGAAGCAGAGTTTCATGCTGAAATAGAGAAAGGGTACGCAGATTATTTGGCAAATAAAGGACGTCCCGTAAAAGAAGTTTTTTCCGACATTCGAAAAGGACTTAATGTATGAAAGAATATAAAGTAATCATTACACCTGAAGCAGAAAGGGATCTTCAGGATATTTTTAGGTACATCGCTTTAGAATTATTAGAGCCAAGAATAGCAATGA
This genomic window contains:
- a CDS encoding type II toxin-antitoxin system RelB/DinJ family antitoxin, yielding MAKSSNIYIRVEPDLKEQAEKVFNELGISMSNAVGLFLKQVVINQAIPFELKLAPAKIKSVDTLTEAEFHAEIEKGYADYLANKGRPVKEVFSDIRKGLNV